The following are from one region of the Thermoproteus uzoniensis 768-20 genome:
- a CDS encoding 50S ribosomal protein L14: MAKRGGKRQVGAGYRFHVTPGVFLNSVVSVADNSGAKLVKVIGVVGHIAKGTHRRVKGAGVGDMVVVIVKEGKPELRRQVFRAVVVRQRRPFRRPDGTWVAFEDNAVVLMTPEGDPKGTEIRGPVAMEAALRWPSVANLASIVV, translated from the coding sequence ATGGCTAAGAGAGGCGGAAAGAGGCAGGTAGGCGCCGGCTACCGATTCCACGTTACTCCGGGCGTCTTCCTCAATAGCGTGGTCTCCGTTGCCGACAACTCGGGCGCCAAGCTAGTCAAGGTCATAGGGGTGGTGGGCCACATAGCCAAGGGCACCCACAGGAGGGTCAAGGGCGCCGGCGTCGGCGATATGGTCGTCGTGATAGTCAAGGAGGGCAAGCCAGAGCTGAGGAGGCAAGTCTTCAGAGCGGTCGTCGTGAGGCAGAGGAGGCCCTTCAGGAGGCCGGACGGGACTTGGGTCGCCTTCGAGGACAATGCGGTGGTTCTGATGACGCCTGAGGGCGATCCGAAGGGCACGGAGATAAGAGGCCCTGTGGCCATGGAGGCGGCTCTTAGATGGCCGAGCGTGGCCAATCTGGCCAGCATAGTCGTCTAG
- the ahcY gene encoding adenosylhomocysteinase: MEHKVRDPALAPRGKQQIYWAERNMPVLMRIRARLEREKPLAGLTVAASLHVTKETAVLVKTLAAGGAQVILIPSNPLSTQDDVAAALAEEGIGVYAWRGMNEREYYNAIGFAISHNPDLTMDDGADLTVSLHKLAHGIADKTLDYVTEVAKGVDFVKVASKIRGGTEETTTGVIRLRALHKEGKLLYPIIAVNESYTKHLFDNRYGTGQSTWDGIMRAANALIAGKVVVVAGYGWVGKGIAARARGLGARRVIVTEVNPIRALEAVFDGFEVMPMSQAAEIGDVFITATGDIRVIDLDDILRMKDGAILANAGHFNVEIDVEGLERIAKSKRTIRPYLDEYELPGGKRVYLIGEGRLVNLVAAEGHPSEVMDMSFANQALAAEYLAKNKLGIGVYKLPDELDAEVARLKLEAMGIKIDELTEEQRKYISSWELGT, encoded by the coding sequence ATGGAGCACAAGGTCAGGGATCCAGCTCTGGCGCCTAGAGGCAAGCAGCAGATCTACTGGGCTGAGCGGAACATGCCGGTTTTGATGAGAATACGCGCCAGGCTCGAACGCGAGAAGCCGCTGGCCGGATTGACGGTCGCCGCGTCGTTGCACGTGACCAAGGAGACGGCGGTGTTGGTGAAGACTCTAGCGGCGGGAGGCGCGCAAGTTATCTTGATACCCTCGAACCCGCTCTCGACTCAAGACGACGTGGCGGCTGCCCTAGCCGAGGAGGGGATAGGCGTGTATGCTTGGAGGGGCATGAACGAGCGCGAGTACTACAACGCCATAGGCTTCGCTATATCCCACAACCCCGATCTGACGATGGACGACGGGGCCGACCTAACCGTGTCCTTGCACAAGCTGGCTCACGGCATCGCCGACAAGACTCTGGACTATGTGACCGAGGTGGCCAAGGGGGTCGACTTCGTGAAGGTAGCGAGTAAGATAAGAGGAGGCACCGAGGAGACCACCACGGGGGTGATAAGGTTGAGGGCTTTACACAAGGAGGGGAAGCTACTATACCCCATAATAGCCGTCAACGAATCGTACACCAAACACCTATTCGATAACAGATACGGCACGGGCCAGTCGACGTGGGACGGCATAATGAGAGCCGCCAACGCGCTTATAGCGGGCAAGGTCGTTGTCGTTGCGGGCTACGGCTGGGTGGGGAAGGGCATCGCCGCGAGGGCTAGGGGGTTGGGGGCCCGGAGGGTCATAGTCACCGAGGTTAACCCCATAAGGGCTCTCGAGGCCGTGTTCGACGGCTTTGAGGTCATGCCCATGTCGCAGGCCGCCGAGATTGGCGACGTGTTCATAACGGCGACAGGCGACATACGCGTAATAGATCTAGACGACATATTGAGGATGAAGGACGGCGCTATTTTGGCTAATGCGGGCCACTTCAACGTCGAGATAGATGTCGAGGGCCTCGAGAGGATCGCCAAGTCCAAGAGGACTATAAGGCCCTATTTGGACGAGTACGAGCTGCCCGGCGGCAAGAGGGTGTACCTAATAGGCGAGGGAAGGCTCGTGAATTTGGTGGCGGCGGAGGGCCACCCGAGCGAGGTCATGGACATGTCCTTCGCCAACCAAGCTCTCGCGGCCGAATATTTGGCCAAGAACAAGCTGGGGATCGGCGTCTACAAGCTACCAGACGAGCTGGATGCAGAGGTGGCGCGGCTGAAGCTCGAGGCCATGGGCATCAAGATAGACGAGCTGACTGAGGAGCAGAGAAAGTATATATCCAGCTGGGAGTTAGGCACTTGA
- a CDS encoding B3/4 domain-containing protein, which produces MDIKNLVSDVGVKVAYQTVRGINNAMRPKELDALIKSAEEEVRNKYKIEDLKNNKIIRIYRDFYWKVIKIDPTKQRPAQEALLRRVLHGEPLPRINPAVDIGNVASIKWLLPVGLYDIDKIGSESLELRWSRGELFRPIGGKPVQVNGQIILAAGDVVLHVYPYRDSELTKVDESTKNVLIVVAGLKEIENDSLIECAKFISTNFEQLLGGKAGDIKII; this is translated from the coding sequence ATGGATATCAAAAACCTGGTTTCCGATGTGGGCGTCAAGGTGGCGTATCAGACCGTGCGGGGAATAAACAACGCGATGAGGCCCAAGGAGTTGGACGCTCTTATAAAATCTGCCGAGGAAGAAGTTAGAAATAAATATAAAATAGAAGACTTAAAAAATAATAAAATTATTAGAATATATAGAGATTTTTATTGGAAAGTTATAAAGATAGATCCGACTAAGCAACGTCCAGCCCAGGAGGCGTTGTTGCGTAGAGTGCTCCACGGAGAGCCTCTGCCGAGGATAAACCCGGCGGTGGATATAGGCAACGTGGCGTCGATAAAGTGGCTCCTTCCAGTGGGGCTCTACGACATAGATAAGATAGGTAGCGAGTCGTTAGAGCTTAGATGGTCCAGGGGCGAGCTCTTCAGACCGATAGGAGGCAAGCCGGTCCAGGTAAACGGCCAGATAATACTCGCCGCTGGGGACGTGGTGTTGCACGTATATCCCTATAGGGATAGCGAGCTTACTAAGGTCGACGAAAGTACCAAGAACGTATTGATAGTGGTTGCTGGGCTAAAAGAAATAGAGAACGACTCGCTTATCGAATGCGCTAAGTTCATTTCTACTAATTTCGAACAATTATTGGGAGGAAAAGCCGGCGATATTAAAATTATTTGA
- a CDS encoding cyclic 2,3-diphosphoglycerate synthase, whose protein sequence is MRRVAIVGAAGRDFHVFNTFFRDNREYEVVAFLMTQIPIPGRRYPRELAGDLYPNGIPIYTWSDYNKLAELIRSLRVDEVVLAYSDLLYEDVGHIISSALSAGASFRILGPNDTYLNSIKPVLAVLATRTGAGKSTVSRALVREMAARGLRVVAVRHPMPYRDLAASAVELYRTKEDLAKITFEEREEYEQYVDMGIPVLAGVDYGRILNKAEELGDVVLWDGGNNDFPFFRPDFAVVVADARRPGHEVGSFPGEVNLRIADVVIITKVSDAGPDKVKVVEDNARRNNPRAVVAKADLEVSLERPDAVNGRRVLVIEDAPTVTHGGLPYGAGYIAAQKYGAKVVDPRPFAVGSIKELYAKYSHMGPVLPSLGYTDEQKRDLEETIARADVDVVVIGTPARIEEVIKITKPIVRVKWDLKILEGPSIKEIIDMFLEKIK, encoded by the coding sequence ATGCGGAGGGTGGCGATAGTGGGGGCCGCAGGTAGGGACTTCCACGTGTTTAACACGTTCTTCAGAGACAATAGGGAGTACGAGGTGGTGGCTTTTTTAATGACCCAGATACCCATACCTGGCCGACGATATCCGAGAGAGCTTGCGGGCGATCTCTACCCCAACGGGATCCCCATATATACGTGGAGCGACTACAATAAGCTAGCTGAGCTGATACGTAGTCTCCGCGTAGACGAGGTGGTGTTGGCGTACAGCGACTTGTTGTACGAGGACGTGGGCCACATAATATCATCGGCGTTGAGCGCCGGCGCGTCGTTCAGGATATTGGGGCCCAACGACACCTACCTCAACTCGATCAAGCCGGTGCTGGCCGTGTTGGCTACCAGGACCGGCGCCGGCAAGTCCACCGTCAGCCGGGCTCTGGTCAGAGAGATGGCGGCCAGGGGATTGAGAGTGGTGGCGGTCAGACACCCCATGCCCTACAGAGATCTGGCGGCCAGCGCGGTCGAGCTGTATAGGACCAAGGAGGATCTCGCCAAGATAACCTTCGAGGAGCGGGAAGAGTACGAGCAGTACGTGGATATGGGGATCCCGGTGCTCGCCGGCGTGGACTACGGGAGGATCTTGAATAAGGCCGAGGAGCTGGGCGATGTCGTTCTGTGGGATGGGGGGAACAACGACTTCCCGTTCTTCAGGCCGGACTTCGCCGTGGTGGTCGCAGATGCCAGGAGGCCCGGCCACGAGGTGGGGTCGTTCCCCGGCGAGGTCAATCTACGCATAGCAGACGTCGTTATAATCACCAAGGTGAGCGACGCCGGGCCGGATAAGGTGAAGGTCGTAGAGGACAACGCGAGGCGCAACAACCCGAGAGCCGTAGTGGCTAAGGCCGATCTGGAGGTCTCTCTCGAGAGGCCGGACGCCGTCAACGGCAGACGCGTCCTAGTCATCGAGGATGCGCCGACGGTCACCCACGGAGGCTTGCCCTACGGCGCCGGGTATATCGCCGCGCAGAAGTACGGGGCCAAGGTGGTCGATCCCAGGCCCTTCGCCGTGGGGTCCATAAAGGAACTGTACGCCAAATACAGCCACATGGGGCCCGTGTTGCCCAGCTTGGGCTACACCGACGAGCAGAAGAGAGATCTCGAGGAGACCATCGCCAGAGCCGACGTCGACGTCGTCGTCATAGGGACGCCGGCGAGGATAGAGGAGGTTATAAAGATAACTAAACCTATTGTTAGGGTTAAATGGGATCTAAAAATACTTGAAGGGCCCTCTATTAAAGAGATCATAGATATGTTCCTTGAGAAGATCAAATAA
- a CDS encoding metallophosphoesterase family protein, with protein sequence MLVLSDIHIGSRSSLIGELRRCLSGVQVDVLAIAGDLFEDEHRRVGRDEATKLFRRLLAVLSVRPKMLVASLSSSSHDPIVGHYADMIDGVEVFACNCPISLNYGGERMVITHGDIAVGDGIIAYIIDRIRPGTVGRWAKRKLGLPKDVWLIYGHSHVPYLNVDERILNPGSWKIYGIRRARGAVYEMPSAKPFCEPDL encoded by the coding sequence ATGCTCGTGCTGTCGGACATACACATAGGATCGCGGAGCTCGCTGATAGGGGAGCTCAGGAGGTGCCTATCGGGCGTCCAGGTAGATGTGTTGGCCATCGCGGGGGACCTCTTCGAGGACGAACACCGCCGCGTCGGCAGAGATGAGGCGACCAAGCTGTTTAGGCGGCTGCTCGCGGTCTTGTCGGTGAGGCCCAAGATGTTGGTGGCCTCCCTGAGCTCGTCCTCGCATGACCCCATCGTCGGCCACTACGCCGATATGATAGACGGAGTTGAGGTGTTTGCCTGCAACTGCCCCATAAGCCTTAACTACGGAGGCGAGCGAATGGTCATAACCCATGGCGATATAGCTGTAGGCGACGGGATTATAGCCTATATAATTGACCGCATAAGGCCTGGGACCGTCGGCAGGTGGGCCAAGAGGAAGCTCGGGCTTCCCAAGGACGTCTGGCTTATCTACGGCCACAGCCACGTGCCGTATCTGAATGTGGACGAACGTATACTGAACCCAGGCTCGTGGAAGATTTACGGGATTAGGAGGGCTAGAGGCGCGGTGTACGAGATGCCCTCAGCCAAGCCTTTCTGCGAGCCAGATCTTTAG
- a CDS encoding adenosylcobalamin-dependent ribonucleoside-diphosphate reductase, translating into MAVKVIKASGAKEDFSEEKLRISLVRAAADVGVSVDGEVKIRPTSDITSAELSDLVELELLRKAIDKPELAEAAKSHLLGRIYKEALGKDFLRDKSKYGERVFASVERLVSAGLLKQEALSALRWVELKPEFDRSLSYNALRLFTNGNYALRGPDFKIAETPAAAAARVATAVAGSPEAARLYYDAITSLRIVPASPFWFNAWTKKEMFASCFTLEVEDCLSSLTHPGRYCIYDALAYSGIIQQLGGGVGYDFSLLRPEGDVVRGSVGVASGPISFMKLFDANVDVIKQGGKRRGAQMGTLHVWHPDIRKFIKAKTGELKDAHLQNFNISVFVDDTFMEKALGVDQNPKYPLINPRVFYDKTGQKAVEHVDVYKEAEVPRDAIWGEVDASQLFREISNSAWDSGDPGLIFKANLNASNPLLGEEIEVAGYRFTYIWRSVNPCAETVQNPFEVCNLTHINLVKFIKDNCAGSSFEEKLACIDWEGLAQAARLGTRFLDSAIDRSRTGIEIVDEMNSATRKNGLGIMGFAELLIKLGIPYASWEAVELINRIMGWIYVNALDASADLAREKGPFKYFEKSIYARGELPALKFQDFVWSRWERVKHVYPPELRDAGDRLREITERTRQWLLPYIEKLKEKVKGGVRNSVVLSIAPTGRTSILAGTTSGIEPVFALAFLRNVTVGTLVEYYEPGIEYLKARGLWTPAVRKAVEETGMLRDAPVPEDVKHLLATAMEIGWLWHVLMQASAQQWVDQGISKTINMPANAPSDDVYWAFALAWALGVKGITVYRDKSKSVQVIYTGLKQEIKKKLAETKITVRPISLETSIDEAANEVKLKALEEGKDPYCKTGECS; encoded by the coding sequence ATGGCTGTTAAGGTCATCAAGGCGTCTGGCGCCAAGGAGGACTTCTCAGAGGAGAAGCTACGCATATCTCTTGTTAGGGCAGCCGCCGACGTTGGCGTAAGCGTGGACGGAGAGGTGAAGATAAGGCCGACTTCCGATATAACCAGCGCTGAGCTGTCAGACTTAGTCGAGCTCGAGTTGCTCCGCAAGGCCATAGACAAGCCGGAGCTAGCCGAGGCGGCCAAGTCGCACCTGCTGGGCAGAATATATAAGGAGGCCTTGGGCAAGGACTTTCTGAGAGATAAGTCCAAGTACGGCGAGAGGGTCTTCGCCTCAGTGGAGAGGCTGGTCAGCGCCGGCCTTCTCAAACAAGAGGCTCTCTCGGCACTACGTTGGGTCGAGCTGAAGCCCGAGTTCGACCGCTCTCTGAGCTACAACGCATTGAGGCTGTTCACTAATGGCAACTACGCCCTGCGCGGCCCCGACTTCAAGATAGCGGAGACGCCGGCCGCCGCGGCGGCGAGAGTAGCCACGGCGGTCGCCGGGAGCCCCGAGGCGGCCAGGCTGTACTACGACGCCATAACATCGCTGAGGATAGTCCCGGCCTCGCCTTTCTGGTTCAACGCGTGGACCAAGAAGGAGATGTTCGCCTCCTGCTTCACTCTGGAGGTGGAGGACTGCCTCTCCTCCCTCACCCATCCGGGGAGGTACTGCATATACGACGCCTTGGCATACTCGGGCATAATACAGCAGTTGGGCGGCGGCGTCGGCTACGACTTCTCCCTACTCCGCCCCGAGGGCGACGTGGTGAGGGGGAGTGTAGGGGTTGCGTCGGGCCCCATCAGCTTCATGAAGCTCTTCGACGCCAACGTAGACGTCATAAAGCAAGGCGGCAAGCGCCGCGGGGCGCAGATGGGCACTCTCCACGTCTGGCACCCGGATATCCGCAAGTTCATCAAGGCCAAGACAGGCGAGTTGAAGGACGCACATCTGCAGAACTTCAACATATCGGTCTTCGTGGACGACACATTCATGGAGAAGGCGCTCGGCGTAGATCAGAACCCGAAATACCCGTTGATAAACCCCCGCGTCTTCTACGACAAGACGGGGCAGAAGGCTGTGGAGCACGTGGACGTATACAAGGAGGCCGAGGTGCCCAGAGACGCCATATGGGGCGAGGTAGACGCCAGCCAGCTCTTCCGCGAGATATCGAACAGCGCTTGGGATTCCGGCGATCCGGGCCTTATATTTAAGGCCAATCTAAACGCCTCTAACCCGCTCTTGGGCGAAGAGATAGAGGTCGCCGGATATCGCTTTACATATATATGGAGATCCGTTAATCCATGTGCAGAGACTGTTCAAAATCCATTCGAGGTATGTAATCTAACTCACATAAATCTTGTAAAGTTCATAAAGGATAATTGTGCCGGTAGTTCATTCGAGGAGAAGCTGGCGTGTATAGATTGGGAGGGCTTGGCCCAAGCCGCGAGGTTGGGGACGCGCTTCCTCGACAGTGCCATAGACAGAAGCCGCACAGGTATAGAGATAGTGGACGAGATGAACTCGGCCACCAGGAAGAACGGGCTGGGCATCATGGGCTTCGCGGAGCTCCTCATAAAGCTCGGGATACCCTACGCGTCTTGGGAAGCCGTGGAGTTGATAAACCGCATCATGGGCTGGATATACGTCAATGCGCTGGACGCCTCGGCCGACCTCGCGAGGGAGAAAGGGCCGTTTAAGTATTTCGAGAAGTCGATATATGCCAGAGGCGAGCTGCCCGCTCTGAAGTTCCAAGACTTCGTCTGGTCGCGGTGGGAGCGGGTCAAACACGTCTATCCGCCGGAGCTGAGGGATGCGGGCGATCGCCTTAGGGAGATCACGGAGAGGACAAGGCAGTGGCTTCTGCCGTATATAGAGAAGCTTAAGGAAAAGGTCAAGGGCGGCGTGAGGAACTCCGTGGTGCTTTCCATAGCCCCGACCGGCAGGACCAGCATATTGGCGGGCACGACCAGCGGGATAGAGCCCGTGTTCGCGTTGGCCTTTCTCCGCAACGTCACGGTGGGCACGTTGGTGGAGTACTACGAGCCGGGGATAGAGTATCTCAAGGCGAGGGGCCTCTGGACGCCTGCGGTGAGGAAGGCGGTGGAGGAGACCGGCATGTTGAGGGACGCCCCCGTGCCTGAGGACGTCAAACACTTGCTGGCGACCGCCATGGAGATAGGCTGGCTCTGGCACGTCCTCATGCAGGCGAGCGCCCAGCAGTGGGTGGACCAAGGCATCTCCAAGACGATAAACATGCCCGCCAACGCGCCGAGCGACGACGTGTATTGGGCCTTTGCGTTGGCCTGGGCGCTGGGGGTCAAAGGCATAACCGTGTATAGGGATAAGTCGAAGTCTGTGCAGGTGATATACACGGGCTTGAAGCAAGAGATAAAGAAGAAGTTGGCGGAGACGAAGATAACGGTGAGGCCTATATCGCTCGAGACGTCTATAGACGAGGCGGCTAACGAGGTCAAGCTGAAGGCCTTGGAGGAGGGCAAGGATCCGTACTGCAAGACTGGCGAGTGTAGCTAA
- the serS gene encoding serine--tRNA ligase, which translates to MSWSVLEALRNSPDVVRKTLVARRMDVTLVDRFLDLDSKWRELKREIDELRHQHNVLSREASKAPPQDRKTIAEKAKELIEKIKGLEDQLKAVEMERERLLFSFPNLIHESVPVCPEGVDSIPVRYWGTIKVAREDLEKVLRLDPRPEYVVVDKAPVGHADEAENVLKMVDTLKAGEVAGSRFYYMLDDLVWLDFALSLYALEHLTSKGFRPIVPPYMLKYDVIRRVIDLDTFKDAIYKLENEDLYLIATAEHGIAAYLYGRDLLEEELPQLYVGWSPCFRREAGAGSRDIKGIFRVHIFHKVEQFVFSLAEESWTWHEEITKNTEELMQGLGLPYRVVNICAHDLGAPAAKKYDVEVWYPAQGTYRELASCSNVTDWQSYRLGIRVTRRGMKREYVHTLNCTGLATTRTITAILENYQREDGAVEIPKVLRKYLEPIATAPKDYIVPKNVRR; encoded by the coding sequence ATGTCTTGGAGCGTGCTGGAGGCGTTGCGCAACAGCCCTGACGTAGTCAGGAAGACGTTAGTCGCCCGGCGTATGGACGTCACGTTAGTGGACAGATTTCTCGATCTTGACTCCAAGTGGAGGGAGCTGAAGAGGGAGATCGACGAGTTGAGACACCAGCACAACGTGTTGTCGAGGGAGGCCTCTAAGGCCCCGCCCCAAGACAGGAAGACAATAGCCGAGAAGGCGAAGGAGCTCATCGAGAAGATTAAGGGCCTAGAGGATCAGCTAAAGGCTGTTGAGATGGAGCGAGAGAGGCTTCTGTTCTCCTTCCCCAATCTGATACACGAATCGGTCCCCGTATGTCCTGAAGGCGTCGACTCGATCCCGGTGAGGTATTGGGGCACTATAAAGGTCGCTCGGGAAGATCTGGAGAAGGTCTTGCGTCTAGATCCCCGACCTGAGTACGTGGTGGTGGATAAGGCGCCGGTGGGACATGCCGACGAGGCCGAGAACGTGCTCAAGATGGTCGATACGTTGAAGGCGGGCGAAGTGGCGGGCAGTAGGTTCTACTACATGCTAGACGACTTGGTGTGGTTGGACTTCGCGCTGTCTCTCTACGCCCTAGAGCACTTGACCTCGAAAGGCTTCAGGCCCATAGTACCCCCCTACATGTTGAAGTACGACGTAATCAGACGCGTGATAGATCTGGACACCTTCAAGGACGCCATATATAAGCTAGAGAACGAGGATCTGTACCTAATAGCCACTGCGGAGCACGGAATTGCGGCGTACCTCTACGGGCGCGACCTCCTCGAGGAGGAGTTGCCCCAGCTCTACGTAGGATGGTCGCCTTGTTTCAGAAGAGAGGCCGGGGCCGGCAGTAGGGACATAAAGGGGATCTTCAGAGTCCACATATTCCATAAGGTGGAGCAGTTCGTCTTCTCGCTGGCCGAGGAGTCCTGGACATGGCACGAGGAAATAACGAAGAACACAGAGGAGCTTATGCAAGGACTCGGCCTGCCGTATAGGGTAGTCAACATATGCGCCCACGATCTCGGCGCTCCGGCTGCTAAGAAATACGACGTAGAGGTATGGTATCCGGCCCAGGGGACCTATAGGGAGCTCGCCAGCTGTTCCAACGTGACGGACTGGCAGTCGTATCGCTTGGGCATTAGGGTTACGAGGAGGGGCATGAAGCGCGAGTATGTCCACACGCTTAACTGTACAGGTCTAGCGACTACTAGGACTATCACGGCGATTTTGGAGAACTACCAGAGGGAGGACGGGGCCGTCGAGATACCCAAGGTCTTGAGAAAGTACCTAGAGCCCATAGCGACGGCCCCCAAGGATTATATAGTGCCTAAAAACGTCCGTAGATAA
- a CDS encoding nicotinamide-nucleotide adenylyltransferase yields the protein MRVAFIGRFQPLHLGHVKVLEWLSERYDDVVVVIGSADKGITRDNPFTVGERIEMFLRTFDKRFVLCAVPDTNGGSSLWGAYVRHWCPRFEVAFSNNGYVRAALRYAGVDVREHPLFDREILSGKHIREMIALGDQKWRELVPRSVSDLIDEVDGVRRIRDLYEEVRFI from the coding sequence GTGAGGGTGGCGTTTATAGGGCGGTTCCAGCCGCTTCACTTGGGCCACGTCAAGGTGTTGGAGTGGCTTTCGGAACGGTACGACGACGTTGTAGTAGTCATAGGCTCTGCCGATAAGGGCATCACTAGGGACAACCCGTTCACTGTAGGCGAGAGGATCGAGATGTTCCTGCGCACCTTCGACAAGAGGTTTGTCCTATGCGCGGTGCCCGACACCAACGGCGGCTCCAGCCTATGGGGGGCCTACGTGAGGCATTGGTGCCCCCGCTTTGAGGTGGCCTTCTCCAACAACGGCTATGTGAGGGCCGCGTTGCGGTATGCCGGCGTAGACGTCAGAGAGCACCCCCTCTTCGATAGAGAGATCCTCTCCGGCAAGCATATAAGGGAGATGATAGCCTTGGGCGATCAGAAATGGCGCGAGTTGGTCCCGCGTAGCGTGTCCGACCTCATAGACGAGGTGGACGGCGTTAGGAGGATAAGGGATCTATACGAGGAGGTTAGGTTTATATAG
- a CDS encoding DNA-directed RNA polymerase subunit P codes for MCMRCGRTFSRSEMEILPGIRCPYCNYKIILKVRSPMVKRIPAI; via the coding sequence ATGTGTATGAGGTGCGGCCGTACCTTCTCCAGGAGCGAGATGGAAATACTGCCGGGCATACGCTGTCCTTACTGCAATTACAAGATAATACTTAAGGTGAGATCTCCGATGGTTAAACGGATCCCCGCGATCTGA
- a CDS encoding arginase family protein, producing the protein MVGVPMEDTLSFKPGTRFAPAKIRQILPYLEYNTVFGNVESPCDVGDVELLRGAPAENLANIERVLRDLGPPWVMIGGEHTATLAALRAARPKTYVHIDAHMDTRDEWPPGQKLSHATFVRRAAEELGLYVIYIAVRAFDDEELRYAKSNGFYVVDGNRRISRSQILDALSTSTGPVYASLDLDVMDPSEFPAVGTPEAGGLSFRELEGIYVDVLLAARPLAVDIVEYSPVNDPTDVGATKVVRLMLTATRILDAVRSRGSV; encoded by the coding sequence ATGGTCGGAGTGCCCATGGAGGATACGTTGAGCTTCAAGCCAGGCACGAGATTCGCGCCGGCTAAGATAAGGCAGATATTGCCCTACCTAGAGTACAACACGGTCTTCGGCAACGTCGAAAGTCCCTGCGATGTTGGCGATGTGGAGCTACTACGGGGAGCCCCCGCCGAGAACCTGGCGAATATAGAACGCGTTTTGAGGGATCTGGGACCGCCTTGGGTGATGATAGGCGGCGAGCACACAGCAACCCTGGCGGCTCTCAGAGCAGCCCGGCCGAAGACCTACGTGCACATAGACGCCCACATGGACACAAGGGACGAGTGGCCGCCTGGCCAGAAGCTATCACACGCGACCTTCGTGAGGCGCGCCGCCGAGGAGCTCGGCCTTTATGTAATATATATAGCTGTGAGGGCCTTCGACGACGAGGAGCTTAGATACGCCAAGTCCAACGGGTTCTACGTAGTCGACGGCAATAGGAGGATCTCCAGAAGCCAGATCCTAGACGCCTTGTCGACGTCGACGGGGCCCGTCTACGCGTCCCTCGACCTAGACGTCATGGATCCGTCGGAGTTCCCCGCCGTGGGGACGCCCGAGGCGGGAGGGCTCAGCTTCAGAGAGTTGGAGGGCATCTACGTAGACGTGTTGCTAGCCGCCAGGCCGTTGGCCGTGGACATAGTTGAGTACTCCCCCGTCAACGACCCCACAGATGTAGGCGCCACCAAGGTGGTCAGACTTATGTTGACCGCGACGAGGATACTCGACGCAGTCAGATCGCGGGGATCCGTTTAA